CTTCAGCATCACCACGCAAAGCCAACAGCTCCTTAAGCACGATGGCTTGCTGCAGAGGATCGATCGACAGCTGAGCCGTGGAGACCACCGTGGGAAACAACCGATGATGCTGAAGCACGCAATGCCAAAAACAAACCCCTCATCCCAAACGTAGTCAGCAGGAGCGAGCAACACTATTGAGAGAAACCAACTCAGTGCAATGCAACCCATTGATTTCGGGCCTTACACCACACAGCTGGGCACCAAGAAGAAAGACAAGCTGAACTGCGCAGGAGGCCAAGGTTTTTACACGGGCGGGGGGAATGACATCCTGACCAATGCAAGCTTCACTGCCGACGATCCGAAAGCCCCAGGGGGTTACTCCACCTATCCCTCAGTGATGTCGGGAGGCAAAGGCAACGACACCTATAAGTTTAAAACTGATGGCTGGGCTTTCATTGCTGATGGCGGCGGCGGGAAAGACACCGTTTCTTTCGGCAAGGACCACGCATTCAATCCAAAATTCTGGTACCCAGACATTGTTATAAACAGCGTATTAATCAACAACCGCGACGTCCTTCTTTCAACCACCGACCTGACGAATGGAGGACGCGCCAATGGCATTGTTTTCGCCGATGCCTTTGGCAAATACAACAAGGCCAATAAGATCGAAAAAGTGAGGTTCGGAAAAACCAACTACAGCTTCAAAAAACTCTTCAATAAATTAAAGAAGTCAGCAGCAAGCACCAAAGAGTGGGGAGACAACTACACATTCAGCACAGCTACTTTTGAAGAGCTTGGCAAAGCTGGCGCCCTAAATCTGTCGGCATTTAGCGACATTTCACAGCTCGAGAGCGGCGCCTATCTAGACATCGCAACCTACAACAATAGCCTCATAGTTTAAAGACAACGCAACAAAAAAGCCGGCCCCATTGGGCCGGCTTTTGAGCATTTTGTGAACTGAACGAATCAGCCAACAGCGGCGGCACCACCTGCAACTTCCAGGATCTCCTGGGTAATTGCAGCCTGACGTGCCTTGTTGTAGTCAAGGGTGAGGGTCTTGGCCAACTCCTTGGCATTGTCACTGGCGTTGTTCATGGCCGTCATCCGGCTGGCCAGTTCAGAGGCTGCTGATTCCTGCAGGGAACGCAGCATCTGGTTTTGCAGATACAGAGGAAGCAGTGCATTCAGCAGCTGTTCAGGTGTCTGCTCAAACACAATGTCCGAAGGAATCTTCGGCTCGGTGTTAGCAGGGCCAGCACCGGGCTCGACCGTCAACAAGCCGTCCTTTGTGGTGAGACGGAAGATCTCGTCCTCAGGATCAGCAATGTCCTGAGGATCCAAGGGCAACAGAGTCTGCACCACGGGCTTGCAGCTCACCAGGTTGATGAACTTGGTGAAGATCAACTCCACTCGATCGGTGCTCTCAGCTAGGAATTCAGCCAGCAGATCCGTGGAGATCGTGTTGGCCTCATCGGCGGTGGGCACCTGCTCAAGACCAGAGAAAGTGGCCTGGATCGGATAGTCACGACGGGTGAAATAGCCGATCGCTTTAGTGCCAACCAGCAGCAGCTTCACATCAAAGCCTTTGCCCTTCAGTTCAGCGAAACGTTGTTCCGTGCGCTTAATGATGTTGGCGTTGTAGCCACCACACAGACCGCGATCACCAGTGATCGCCACCAGGGTGATGGTCTCCACATCGCGCTGCTGCATCAGGGGAGATGCTGCATCTTCGAAACGCATGCGGGACTGGAGATTTTCCAGGATTCGCGCCAGCCGATCCGCGAAGGGACGGCTGCGGAGCACTTGCTCCTGGGCGCGGCGCACCTTGGCCGCAGCCACCAGGCGCATGGCCTCGGTGATCTTGCGGGTGTTTTTGACCGACTTAATTCGGTCGCGGATTTCTTTGAGATTCGCCATGTCGGCAGCTCCGTCAGGCCGCAGAAGCGACCATGGTGGACACGACTTCGGTGATGGCATCCTTGAGGATGGCCTCAGCCTCAGGGCTCATCACCTTCTTCTCCTGGATTTCGGAGATGAACTCAGCCTTGTTGGACTTGAGGTACTCACGAAGTTCTCGGGAGAAGTCGACCACCTTGTCGACGGGGACGGCATCGATCAGGCCCTTCACACCCGCATAAACGATGGCGACCTGCTCAGCCAGGATCAGGGGGCTGAACTGAGGCTGCTTGAGCAGTTCACGCAAGCGCTTGCCACGCTCGAGCTGCTGCTGGGTGGAGGCATCCAGGTCAGAGGCGAACTGCGAGAAGGCAGCCAGCTCGTCGAACTGAGCAAGCTCCAGCTTCAGGGTGCCGGCAATCTTTTTGATGGCCTTGGTCTGGGCAGCACCACCCACCCGGCTCACGGAGATACCAACGTTGATAGCTGGGCGTAGACCGGAGTT
The Synechococcus sp. PROS-U-1 DNA segment above includes these coding regions:
- a CDS encoding F0F1 ATP synthase subunit gamma, producing the protein MANLKEIRDRIKSVKNTRKITEAMRLVAAAKVRRAQEQVLRSRPFADRLARILENLQSRMRFEDAASPLMQQRDVETITLVAITGDRGLCGGYNANIIKRTEQRFAELKGKGFDVKLLLVGTKAIGYFTRRDYPIQATFSGLEQVPTADEANTISTDLLAEFLAESTDRVELIFTKFINLVSCKPVVQTLLPLDPQDIADPEDEIFRLTTKDGLLTVEPGAGPANTEPKIPSDIVFEQTPEQLLNALLPLYLQNQMLRSLQESAASELASRMTAMNNASDNAKELAKTLTLDYNKARQAAITQEILEVAGGAAAVG